One Olsenella sp. oral taxon 807 DNA segment encodes these proteins:
- a CDS encoding nitroreductase family protein has product MGFMELAKERYTVRKYADKPLEKEQLDKLLECLLIAPTAKNLQPVRVYVIEGEKNLAKLDELTKCRYGAPCVLAFTYNKDEDWKNSIESGFHSGEQDVSIVATHIMLRAQELGLGTTWINWYAPVAFERAFDIPVNESSVLLMCVGYAADDAHPARMHSETRPLDEMVRYL; this is encoded by the coding sequence ATGGGCTTCATGGAACTCGCCAAGGAGCGCTACACGGTCAGAAAGTACGCGGACAAGCCACTCGAGAAGGAGCAGCTCGACAAGTTGCTGGAGTGTCTGCTCATTGCACCGACGGCAAAGAACCTCCAGCCGGTGCGCGTGTACGTGATCGAGGGCGAGAAGAACCTCGCCAAGCTCGACGAGCTTACCAAGTGCCGCTACGGCGCCCCATGCGTGCTGGCGTTTACCTACAACAAGGACGAGGACTGGAAGAACTCGATCGAGAGCGGCTTCCATTCTGGAGAGCAGGACGTGAGTATCGTTGCCACGCACATCATGCTGCGAGCGCAGGAGCTGGGCCTCGGCACCACGTGGATCAATTGGTACGCCCCCGTCGCGTTCGAGAGGGCCTTTGACATTCCCGTAAACGAGAGCAGCGTGCTCCTGATGTGTGTGGGCTATGCGGCTGATGACGCGCACCCCGCGCGGATGCACAGCGAGACCCGTCCCTTGGATGAGATGGTGCGCTACCTCTAA
- a CDS encoding ATP-binding protein: MFRRKCYEKLLEWKASSKGRTALLIEGARRVGKTTLAESFADAEYDAHLVIDFSRASREVKNAFDEHSNDINTLLRMLQLYYGVELPRRQSVIIFDEVQHLPKARETVKHLVADGRFDYIETGSLISIKKNVSDIVIPSEEDRVYLRPMDFEEYLWAVKREALADEIRSCRERMAPLPNPIHKLANRMLDEYLVVGGMPQAVTAFVEDGTFVQCERTKRRILSLYREDIQKFGGEDARRALAVFDEIPGQLSAASKKFKFGSLGKGSRREHYEGALSWLEDSHIVNICRRCNDPNVGYRLSVDETAMKLYLGDTGLFVSHAFSDGEESLEVQKALQFGRVSVNKGMIVENYVSQQLKAAGRNLFYYTWEEPPKDKNAHKLRPREIDFLITKGYSNAAGKLRICPIEAKSTRSYSTVSLDDFGKRWAKRVGEEVVVHPKQLKSEGHRVYLPLYMAFCV, translated from the coding sequence ATGTTCAGGAGAAAGTGCTATGAAAAGCTTCTTGAGTGGAAGGCAAGCTCGAAGGGGAGGACTGCCCTCCTGATCGAGGGAGCGCGCCGCGTTGGCAAGACGACCCTCGCGGAGTCCTTCGCCGATGCGGAATACGATGCCCATCTCGTTATAGACTTCTCCAGGGCCAGCCGCGAGGTAAAAAATGCCTTCGACGAGCACTCCAACGACATTAATACCCTGCTTAGGATGCTGCAGCTCTACTATGGCGTCGAGCTACCCCGGAGGCAATCGGTCATCATATTCGATGAGGTGCAGCATCTTCCCAAAGCCCGAGAGACAGTCAAGCACCTCGTCGCAGATGGACGGTTCGACTATATAGAGACGGGCTCCCTCATCTCCATCAAGAAGAACGTGTCCGATATCGTTATCCCGTCGGAAGAGGACCGCGTTTATCTCAGGCCGATGGATTTCGAGGAGTATCTCTGGGCAGTCAAGCGTGAGGCCCTTGCAGATGAGATCCGAAGCTGCAGGGAGAGGATGGCTCCGCTCCCGAATCCCATCCACAAGCTCGCAAACCGCATGCTCGATGAGTACCTCGTGGTTGGTGGCATGCCGCAGGCAGTGACGGCGTTTGTTGAGGATGGCACGTTCGTCCAATGCGAGAGGACCAAGCGACGCATCCTTTCGCTGTATCGGGAGGACATCCAGAAGTTTGGTGGCGAGGATGCTCGCAGAGCGCTTGCTGTCTTCGATGAGATTCCTGGTCAACTCTCAGCTGCCAGTAAGAAGTTCAAGTTCGGGTCTTTGGGGAAAGGTTCCCGTCGAGAGCATTATGAGGGTGCGCTTAGCTGGCTCGAAGATTCCCACATAGTCAATATCTGTCGTAGGTGCAATGATCCGAATGTTGGTTACAGGTTGAGTGTAGACGAAACAGCCATGAAGCTCTACCTTGGGGACACCGGGCTGTTTGTAAGCCATGCGTTCTCGGACGGCGAAGAATCTCTTGAAGTCCAGAAGGCTCTCCAGTTTGGCAGGGTCTCCGTTAACAAAGGGATGATCGTTGAAAACTATGTCTCACAGCAGCTCAAGGCAGCTGGAAGAAACTTGTTCTACTACACATGGGAAGAGCCGCCCAAGGACAAGAACGCGCATAAGCTGCGTCCACGAGAGATTGACTTCCTGATAACCAAAGGGTATTCCAATGCGGCAGGGAAGCTTCGTATTTGCCCAATAGAGGCGAAATCGACGAGGAGCTACTCCACGGTGTCACTCGATGACTTCGGGAAGCGATGGGCGAAGCGTGTCGGCGAGGAAGTCGTGGTTCATCCCAAGCAGCTCAAGTCTGAGGGGCATCGTGTCTACCTTCCGCTGTACATGGCGTTCTGTGTCTGA
- a CDS encoding SDR family oxidoreductase: MRVAIITGASSGLGREYARLADARGGYDQIWAIARRVVRLKALACELGTPVRQVVLDLLDPSAMDELGDMLADAAAQAKSAGDTLEVALLVNAAGLGKLGTYADVTRREVDAMVGLNCRVLVDVTQLALPYMRRGARLMQIASSASFQPLPGLNVYAATKAFVRSYTRALRFELRGRGIRVTAVCPLWIKTEFIEVAQDTSNGATVRHFFPLLEARRVARWSWRVNSLNYPIATCCVTGCVMRVADKFLPAPLAMWVWEGLRRI, encoded by the coding sequence ATGCGTGTTGCGATCATAACGGGGGCGTCGAGCGGCCTGGGGCGCGAGTACGCGCGGCTCGCCGACGCGCGGGGCGGATATGACCAGATCTGGGCCATCGCCCGTCGCGTAGTACGCCTTAAGGCGCTTGCCTGCGAGCTTGGGACACCCGTACGGCAGGTCGTGCTCGACCTTTTGGATCCGAGTGCGATGGACGAGCTTGGGGACATGCTCGCGGATGCGGCGGCTCAGGCGAAGTCAGCGGGCGATACTCTTGAGGTGGCCCTTCTCGTCAACGCTGCCGGTCTCGGCAAGCTTGGTACCTACGCCGACGTTACGCGCCGGGAGGTCGATGCGATGGTCGGCCTCAACTGTCGTGTGCTCGTGGACGTGACGCAGCTCGCCCTGCCCTACATGCGGCGCGGTGCGCGTCTCATGCAGATAGCATCAAGCGCCTCGTTCCAGCCGCTTCCGGGCCTCAACGTCTATGCGGCGACCAAGGCGTTCGTGCGAAGCTACACCCGAGCGCTGCGCTTTGAGCTTCGTGGTCGGGGCATACGCGTGACGGCAGTCTGTCCTCTGTGGATCAAAACCGAGTTCATCGAGGTTGCCCAGGACACCAGCAACGGCGCCACGGTCAGACACTTCTTTCCCCTGCTTGAGGCCAGGCGCGTCGCGCGCTGGTCCTGGCGCGTGAACTCGCTCAACTACCCCATTGCTACCTGCTGCGTCACAGGCTGCGTGATGCGCGTCGCCGACAAGTTCCTCCCCGCCCCCCTCGCGATGTGGGTCTGGGAGGGCCTGCGACGCATCTAG
- a CDS encoding flavodoxin domain-containing protein: MRETTGQTRTAICYCSLHHGNTKKLLDAIASRHEVTLIDVKKGQRSDLAGYDRIGLASGIYYGKFAKQLLEFAKACLPESKAVFFIATCGACRQSNFNSIKNVADQRHCKVLGQYLCLGFDSFGPLRLIGGIHRKNPTQEEIDGAVRFYEGLPA; the protein is encoded by the coding sequence ATGAGGGAAACGACAGGCCAGACGCGAACAGCCATCTGCTACTGCTCGCTGCATCATGGGAATACGAAGAAGTTGCTTGACGCGATAGCCAGTCGGCATGAGGTCACGCTGATCGATGTTAAGAAGGGTCAGCGCAGCGACCTTGCGGGATATGATCGCATTGGACTCGCGTCTGGGATCTACTACGGCAAGTTCGCGAAGCAGTTACTCGAATTTGCGAAGGCCTGCCTGCCTGAAAGCAAGGCAGTGTTCTTCATTGCGACGTGCGGGGCCTGCAGGCAGAGCAACTTCAACTCAATCAAAAACGTCGCAGATCAGAGGCATTGTAAGGTGCTTGGGCAGTACCTGTGCCTTGGGTTCGACAGCTTTGGTCCGCTCAGGCTGATCGGTGGCATCCACAGGAAGAATCCCACGCAGGAGGAGATCGATGGGGCTGTGAGGTTCTATGAGGGGCTGCCGGCATAG
- a CDS encoding class I SAM-dependent methyltransferase, whose amino-acid sequence MTGNESLPAGMELRREPEGLILAAGGMSLRADFSRLLPRLEPRRLGRELLLRATRIRGCDRGLRAADATAGLGEDSLLLAAAGFEVTLFERNSVIAALLADALERASREPELAEIVSRMRLVVGDGVAGLQELKGPVDVILLDPMFPAKRGSAAAKKKLQLLQRLEGPAAQETALLDAALSVRPRKAVIKRPLRGPFLAGRKPSYTLRGKLIRYDVIVRSC is encoded by the coding sequence TTGACGGGTAACGAGAGCCTCCCCGCAGGCATGGAGCTTCGGCGCGAGCCGGAGGGACTGATTCTTGCGGCAGGCGGCATGAGCCTGCGCGCTGACTTCTCTCGCCTGCTGCCGCGCTTGGAGCCAAGGCGCCTAGGCCGAGAGCTTCTGCTGCGGGCGACCCGTATCAGAGGCTGCGACAGGGGGCTGCGAGCAGCCGACGCGACGGCGGGCCTGGGTGAGGACTCGCTGCTTCTGGCAGCGGCAGGCTTTGAGGTGACGCTCTTCGAGCGCAACTCGGTGATCGCGGCGCTCCTTGCCGATGCGCTTGAGCGCGCCTCGCGCGAGCCAGAGCTTGCCGAGATCGTCTCTCGCATGCGGCTGGTGGTCGGTGATGGCGTTGCAGGCCTGCAGGAGTTGAAGGGGCCTGTCGATGTCATCCTTCTGGACCCGATGTTTCCGGCCAAACGCGGCAGTGCCGCAGCCAAGAAGAAGCTCCAGCTCCTCCAGCGCCTCGAGGGTCCTGCGGCACAGGAGACCGCCCTGCTCGACGCGGCGCTGTCCGTGCGCCCGCGCAAGGCCGTTATCAAGCGCCCTCTCAGGGGTCCGTTTCTCGCAGGGCGGAAGCCGAGCTATACCCTTCGAGGCAAGCTCATTCGCTACGATGTGATCGTGCGGTCCTGCTGA
- a CDS encoding TetR/AcrR family transcriptional regulator gives MREDERDDRRGVSKRAVRAREAWQGKRLRSTRTRLRACGIRLIATHGYEKTTAQDIAAAAGVSTMTFFRHFPSKEDVVLGMPPDSDGVAAAEQALGAIAAGTSPLEAARAVLRAAAKALGQEGLSDVALRLVIVRENPPLLRALYARVPRWVQMVGLLLPDSLRGADGFSTRLTAATIVLYWLEVMQEWSRRGGTEVDAASLSAVADEAMGSMANLSPVPAPAGGVM, from the coding sequence ATGCGGGAGGATGAGCGGGACGACAGGCGCGGTGTCTCGAAGAGGGCAGTGCGGGCCAGGGAGGCCTGGCAGGGCAAGCGGCTTCGTTCGACGCGCACCCGGCTGCGCGCCTGCGGCATACGGCTCATCGCCACGCACGGCTACGAGAAGACGACGGCGCAGGACATCGCGGCGGCCGCCGGGGTTTCCACCATGACGTTCTTTCGCCACTTCCCGTCCAAGGAGGACGTCGTCCTGGGCATGCCGCCCGACAGCGATGGCGTCGCGGCCGCCGAGCAGGCGCTCGGCGCGATAGCCGCAGGTACGTCCCCGCTTGAAGCCGCGCGCGCTGTGTTGAGGGCCGCTGCGAAGGCGCTTGGACAAGAGGGCCTCTCGGACGTTGCCCTGAGGCTTGTTATCGTGCGCGAGAACCCACCGCTTCTGAGGGCCCTGTACGCGCGTGTCCCCCGCTGGGTCCAGATGGTGGGCCTGCTGCTTCCCGACTCGCTACGTGGTGCAGATGGCTTCTCGACGCGGCTGACGGCAGCTACGATCGTGCTGTACTGGCTTGAGGTCATGCAGGAGTGGTCCCGCCGTGGGGGAACCGAGGTGGACGCGGCATCGCTGTCTGCGGTTGCCGATGAGGCGATGGGGTCAATGGCGAACCTCTCGCCCGTACCAGCGCCCGCTGGAGGGGTAATGTAG
- a CDS encoding class I SAM-dependent methyltransferase has protein sequence MVVGSVHNDCEDIMPKREMGHKLLARLGKTKLRPGGVEGTDWLLSHVDFTTRPRVLEVACNRGYTLMQLAKAHGLHVVGIDSDPEAIATAKEGISKEGLSDLIDVSVADATNLPFEDGSFDVLINEAMLTMLPDTVKKKALVEYRRVLAPQGMVLTHDVVFWKKKPAILRLLQKVINVPAHPLTLDAWKKLFEESGLAVSDSKTGAFTLLSDEGLVRDEGKEGRDTLIDNAMADDNFGQFSEMRTFFDLAKNDIGYVVMVGTPA, from the coding sequence ATGGTCGTCGGTAGCGTGCATAACGATTGCGAGGACATCATGCCAAAGCGCGAGATGGGACACAAACTGCTTGCGAGGCTCGGAAAGACCAAGCTCCGACCTGGTGGTGTGGAGGGTACGGACTGGCTGCTCTCTCATGTGGACTTCACGACAAGGCCCCGCGTGCTGGAGGTTGCCTGCAATCGTGGCTACACGCTCATGCAGCTTGCGAAGGCGCATGGCTTGCACGTGGTGGGCATCGACTCGGACCCGGAGGCCATCGCCACGGCAAAGGAGGGCATCTCGAAGGAGGGCCTGTCCGATCTCATCGACGTGAGCGTTGCCGACGCGACGAATCTTCCGTTCGAGGATGGCAGCTTCGATGTCCTCATCAACGAGGCCATGCTCACCATGCTGCCCGATACCGTCAAGAAGAAGGCGCTCGTCGAGTACCGTCGTGTGCTTGCGCCACAGGGCATGGTCCTTACCCACGATGTCGTGTTCTGGAAGAAGAAGCCTGCCATCCTCCGCCTCCTGCAGAAGGTCATCAACGTGCCGGCGCATCCCCTTACGCTCGACGCATGGAAGAAGCTGTTCGAGGAGAGTGGTCTTGCGGTCTCTGACAGCAAGACGGGGGCGTTCACCCTGCTGAGCGACGAGGGCCTCGTGCGCGACGAGGGCAAGGAGGGCAGGGACACGCTCATCGACAATGCCATGGCCGATGACAACTTCGGCCAGTTCAGTGAGATGAGGACCTTCTTTGACCTCGCTAAGAACGACATTGGATACGTTGTTATGGTCGGCACTCCCGCATAG
- the secA gene encoding preprotein translocase subunit SecA has product MFKSIHRDVDRQFRGLERMVKKVNDLSTRFEAMPDDALRSMTAWFKERHERGETLDELLPEAFSAVREASRRALGLRHFDTQVVGGIVLHMGMIAEMRSGEGKTLVATLPGYLNAIPGRGVHVVTINDYLARRDAKMVSLIYDRLGMDVGLLQGGMSPERRKAAYRTDITYGTSNEFGFDYLRDNMITLPEQRVQRGHAVAIVDEADTILIDEAMTPLTISGAGGNVTVEYERFARAVRGLVADVDFKVDEERRSIEATKVGLRKIEKRLGAGDLYSDPYGRLLNHLRQALRAQYLFHRDQQYVVEGDEVKIAGELADRTMEGRRYPGGLHQAIEAKEGVPVRKENQTLATITLQNYFRLYDRLSGMAGTAMTEDGELREVYGLPVQPITPNEPVIRVDHDDLVYRSVDAKLNAVADAVAERHANGQPVLIGTVSGEDSERLSRLLDMRGVRHKVLSSTDPEREAHIMAQAGRKGAVTIATDMAGRGTDILLGGNPTELARGMLRKKGYLDADKGTEEARESSDEVIAKAEGIYKTKREHVLKAGGLCVIGTERHESRRLDSQLRDCAGLWGDPGETQFYLSLEDDLMCLFGGERMDRIAAAMERSRLPESMPVQSRKVMRAVEDAQRKVEEVNFSMRKSILDYDDVIDGQRRAIYAERNKVLTDGVGDVDDVIGDVISDVVGYRIPEFFSKDVSSSEWDLEGLRGWVAGLTGRANALWIGDGSSRDKVVGRIEGFISRCYGERSERLPDGTMRALSAQVMLRIIDARWTVYLQEMDYLRALVSQRGYGSGDPLLEYERESNVAFAELINTMHEDFLRIILRVGFTSSAQTRQLESENDGALRGARYSGPTDAGGNRGVGKATARLAPKRGRAGETGASGSDLASGAASAAREAGASGPYGGTARGEARSRGGKMPRDYQGRRTARAPMGK; this is encoded by the coding sequence ATGTTCAAGTCCATCCACCGGGATGTCGATAGGCAATTCAGGGGACTCGAGAGGATGGTTAAGAAGGTCAACGACCTTTCGACCCGCTTCGAGGCCATGCCTGATGACGCCCTCAGGTCCATGACCGCATGGTTCAAGGAACGTCACGAGAGGGGAGAGACGCTCGACGAGCTGCTCCCCGAGGCCTTCTCTGCCGTGAGGGAGGCATCAAGGCGGGCGCTGGGGCTTCGTCACTTCGACACGCAGGTCGTCGGTGGCATTGTCCTGCACATGGGCATGATCGCCGAGATGCGCTCCGGTGAGGGTAAGACCCTCGTCGCGACGCTCCCTGGTTACCTCAACGCTATCCCTGGTAGGGGCGTCCATGTCGTGACGATCAACGACTACCTTGCCAGGCGTGACGCCAAGATGGTGTCTTTGATCTATGATCGCCTGGGCATGGACGTCGGCCTCCTGCAGGGTGGCATGAGTCCCGAGCGCAGGAAGGCCGCCTACCGAACCGATATCACCTACGGTACCAGCAACGAGTTCGGCTTCGACTATCTGCGCGACAACATGATCACCCTCCCTGAACAGCGCGTACAGCGCGGCCATGCCGTCGCCATCGTGGACGAGGCGGACACCATCCTCATCGACGAGGCGATGACGCCGCTCACCATCTCGGGTGCGGGTGGCAACGTGACGGTCGAGTATGAGCGGTTCGCTCGTGCCGTGCGGGGCCTCGTTGCCGATGTCGACTTCAAGGTTGATGAGGAGAGGCGCTCCATCGAGGCCACCAAGGTGGGCCTGCGCAAGATCGAGAAGCGGCTCGGCGCGGGCGACCTGTACTCCGACCCCTATGGTCGGCTACTCAACCATCTCAGACAGGCGCTCAGGGCCCAGTATCTCTTTCACCGCGACCAGCAGTACGTGGTCGAGGGCGACGAGGTCAAGATCGCCGGAGAGCTCGCAGACCGCACCATGGAGGGCAGGCGCTATCCGGGGGGGCTTCACCAGGCCATCGAGGCGAAGGAGGGTGTGCCCGTTCGCAAGGAGAACCAGACCCTCGCCACCATCACCTTGCAGAATTACTTCCGACTCTATGATAGGCTCTCGGGCATGGCGGGCACGGCCATGACGGAGGACGGTGAGCTTCGCGAGGTCTACGGGCTACCCGTGCAGCCCATCACGCCCAACGAACCAGTCATTCGCGTCGATCACGACGATCTCGTCTACCGGAGCGTAGACGCAAAGCTCAACGCCGTCGCCGATGCCGTCGCCGAGCGTCACGCAAACGGTCAGCCGGTACTTATCGGCACCGTCTCGGGCGAGGACTCAGAGCGGCTCTCGCGCCTGCTCGACATGCGCGGTGTCAGACACAAGGTCCTAAGCTCCACGGACCCCGAGCGCGAGGCTCACATTATGGCCCAGGCCGGCCGTAAGGGCGCCGTCACGATAGCGACTGACATGGCCGGGCGTGGCACCGACATCCTGCTTGGCGGCAACCCCACCGAGCTTGCACGCGGCATGCTGCGTAAGAAGGGCTACCTTGACGCCGACAAGGGAACGGAAGAGGCACGCGAGTCGAGCGATGAGGTGATCGCGAAGGCCGAGGGAATCTACAAGACCAAGAGGGAGCACGTCCTCAAGGCAGGAGGCCTCTGCGTGATCGGTACCGAGCGCCACGAGAGTCGTCGCCTCGACAGCCAGCTGAGGGATTGCGCGGGCCTCTGGGGAGACCCAGGCGAGACCCAGTTCTACCTCTCGCTCGAGGATGATCTCATGTGCCTCTTTGGGGGCGAGCGCATGGACAGGATTGCCGCCGCGATGGAGCGCTCTAGGCTGCCTGAGAGCATGCCCGTTCAGTCGAGGAAGGTCATGAGGGCCGTCGAGGACGCCCAGCGCAAGGTCGAGGAGGTAAACTTTTCCATGCGCAAGAGCATTCTTGACTACGACGATGTCATAGACGGGCAGCGCCGGGCGATCTACGCGGAGCGCAACAAGGTCCTCACCGATGGCGTGGGCGACGTCGATGACGTCATTGGCGACGTTATCAGCGATGTTGTGGGTTATCGTATCCCGGAGTTCTTTTCAAAGGACGTGAGCTCCAGTGAATGGGACCTCGAGGGGCTGCGCGGATGGGTGGCTGGGCTCACCGGTCGCGCTAACGCTCTCTGGATAGGGGATGGGTCGAGCAGAGACAAGGTGGTCGGACGGATTGAGGGCTTCATCAGCCGCTGCTACGGGGAAAGGTCCGAGAGACTCCCAGACGGGACCATGCGAGCCCTCTCCGCCCAGGTCATGCTGCGGATCATCGATGCGCGCTGGACGGTCTACCTGCAGGAGATGGACTACCTCAGGGCGCTCGTCAGCCAGCGCGGGTACGGCTCTGGTGATCCTCTCCTTGAGTACGAGAGGGAATCGAACGTCGCCTTTGCTGAGCTCATCAACACCATGCATGAGGACTTCCTACGCATCATTCTGAGGGTGGGGTTCACTTCCAGCGCGCAGACCCGCCAGCTCGAGTCCGAAAACGACGGCGCCCTGCGTGGGGCCCGCTACTCCGGCCCGACTGACGCCGGCGGTAACCGGGGCGTTGGCAAGGCGACGGCGCGCCTCGCCCCAAAGCGGGGAAGGGCGGGCGAGACGGGCGCCTCTGGCTCGGACCTCGCCTCTGGAGCGGCCTCCGCAGCTCGCGAGGCAGGAGCTTCGGGCCCCTACGGGGGAACGGCTCGTGGAGAGGCTCGCTCCCGGGGCGGCAAGATGCCTAGGGACTACCAGGGCAGGAGGACCGCGAGGGCACCGATGGGCAAATAG
- a CDS encoding Mbeg1-like protein, which yields MAHVLVKYFAERRESFSDAQLTEVDSLVLSTLAYLYFESGVLGHTDPAQRVPLPATLRGVRRRELFGANWPLYSLMGADTLLTALLESPRFMELEVGGYVSELSSRPAKQFSAITFFLPEGSAYVAYRGTDNSLAGGKEDLNLMFEEGVPSQVRARAYLEDVARKGDSRLYVGGHSKGGHLAEYAALTCDDQTYGRIGRVFNHDGPGFAFAPSARIESDEYATKLSKTVPGSSVVGMLMEDRSLVRVVRSSGFLFDQHAPMHWVVKDGSFVELDAISPEASVVVATLNGWAASSGVDRRRLFVNTLFDVLGAAGAETWNELGRNCPASVGAIVSALRQLPSDMRDVVFGTLRDIASLVGAETVRHVRRALPVPHAH from the coding sequence ATGGCGCATGTGCTCGTCAAGTACTTCGCAGAGCGACGTGAGTCGTTCTCGGATGCACAGCTGACCGAGGTGGACAGCCTGGTCCTCTCGACACTTGCGTACCTGTACTTCGAGAGCGGCGTGCTCGGGCACACCGACCCCGCGCAGCGCGTGCCGCTGCCCGCTACGCTGCGCGGGGTGCGGCGCAGGGAGCTGTTTGGCGCGAACTGGCCCCTCTACTCACTCATGGGCGCCGACACCCTTCTTACGGCCCTGCTCGAGTCTCCGCGCTTCATGGAATTGGAGGTGGGCGGCTACGTCAGCGAGCTGTCCAGCCGTCCTGCGAAGCAGTTCTCTGCCATTACGTTCTTCCTGCCCGAGGGGTCGGCCTACGTCGCCTATCGAGGCACCGACAACTCGCTCGCAGGCGGTAAGGAGGATCTCAACCTCATGTTCGAGGAGGGAGTCCCCAGCCAGGTACGCGCGCGGGCGTACCTGGAGGACGTCGCGCGAAAGGGCGACTCGCGCCTCTATGTGGGCGGCCACAGCAAAGGAGGCCACCTTGCTGAGTACGCGGCGCTTACCTGCGACGACCAGACCTACGGCAGGATAGGGCGCGTCTTCAACCACGACGGCCCCGGCTTCGCGTTCGCCCCGAGTGCCCGCATCGAGTCGGACGAGTATGCGACAAAGTTGAGCAAGACGGTTCCGGGGAGTAGCGTCGTCGGCATGCTGATGGAGGACCGCAGCCTCGTTCGCGTGGTGCGCTCGTCGGGCTTCCTCTTCGACCAGCATGCACCCATGCACTGGGTGGTCAAGGACGGGAGCTTCGTCGAGCTCGACGCCATCAGCCCCGAGGCATCCGTCGTCGTCGCCACGCTGAACGGCTGGGCGGCGTCCTCTGGGGTGGACAGGCGCAGGCTGTTCGTGAACACGTTATTCGACGTGCTTGGCGCCGCTGGTGCCGAGACGTGGAATGAGCTTGGGAGAAACTGTCCGGCAAGCGTTGGGGCCATCGTCTCGGCACTGAGGCAGCTTCCATCCGACATGCGGGACGTGGTCTTTGGCACGCTGCGTGACATCGCGTCCCTCGTCGGCGCGGAGACCGTCAGGCACGTTCGCAGGGCGCTCCCGGTACCCCACGCACACTGA
- a CDS encoding LytTR family DNA-binding domain-containing protein yields the protein MEVRLIEEEGRCGIEVTIRSAPADEGARRLVERLRALRGRLVGYPEDGSITRRVVPLDEVLLIETSERKAWIILVSGERLESPMRLFELEAALEGTEFVRASRQALVNFDHVRGIRPEPNGKLDLEVGGRHVPVSRGYATGIKKKIGVTPDN from the coding sequence GTGGAGGTGAGGCTGATAGAGGAGGAAGGCCGCTGCGGTATAGAGGTTACAATCCGCAGCGCGCCGGCAGACGAGGGCGCGCGCAGGCTCGTCGAGCGCCTGAGGGCGCTGAGGGGCCGCCTCGTGGGCTATCCCGAAGACGGGTCGATCACGCGCCGCGTGGTTCCCCTCGACGAGGTGCTCCTCATCGAGACGAGCGAGCGCAAGGCGTGGATCATCCTGGTGTCCGGCGAGCGGCTCGAGAGCCCGATGAGGCTCTTCGAGCTGGAGGCTGCCCTCGAGGGCACCGAGTTCGTTCGCGCGTCGCGCCAGGCGCTCGTGAACTTCGATCACGTGAGGGGCATACGTCCCGAGCCCAACGGCAAGCTCGACCTTGAGGTGGGTGGCCGACACGTGCCCGTCTCGCGCGGCTATGCGACAGGCATCAAGAAGAAGATAGGTGTGACTCCTGACAACTGA